In one window of Paenarthrobacter nicotinovorans DNA:
- a CDS encoding A/G-specific adenine glycosylase: MTLPDSVQLAGLHDALDQWFSRTARDLPWREPDCSPWGILVSEVMLQQTPVVRVLPVWLDWMERWPTPARLAAEPSGEAVRHWGRLGYPRRALRLHAAAVAIREQHDGKVPDTYPELLGLPGVGSYTAAAVAAFAFGRRETVVDTNIRRVHARLISGNALPAPALTAAEMRLADSLLPDDQAMSVRWNASVMELGAMVCTARNPKCADCPVRSSCAWLAAGEPPPSYTPKGQSWHGTDRQVRGAVMAVLREASHPVPRDMFERAPADLGFEASAIGIPLAALHRLNSAPEQLARALDGLLADGLAEMHDDGLRLPA, translated from the coding sequence ATGACACTTCCCGATTCCGTCCAGCTCGCCGGCCTCCACGACGCCCTGGACCAGTGGTTTTCCCGGACAGCCAGGGACCTCCCATGGCGCGAGCCCGACTGCAGCCCGTGGGGCATTCTGGTCAGCGAAGTCATGCTCCAGCAAACCCCCGTGGTCCGGGTCCTGCCCGTGTGGCTCGACTGGATGGAGCGCTGGCCCACCCCCGCCCGGCTGGCCGCCGAGCCCTCCGGTGAGGCGGTCCGCCACTGGGGGCGCCTGGGTTATCCGCGCCGCGCGCTCCGGCTGCACGCTGCCGCCGTCGCCATCCGCGAGCAGCATGACGGCAAGGTTCCCGATACTTATCCGGAGCTCCTGGGGCTGCCGGGTGTTGGCAGCTACACAGCTGCCGCCGTCGCCGCTTTTGCCTTCGGGCGGCGCGAGACCGTGGTGGACACCAACATCCGCCGCGTCCACGCACGGCTGATCTCGGGGAATGCCCTGCCGGCGCCTGCGCTCACTGCGGCGGAAATGCGCCTCGCCGACTCGCTCCTCCCCGACGACCAGGCCATGTCCGTCCGCTGGAACGCCTCCGTCATGGAGTTGGGAGCGATGGTCTGCACGGCCCGCAATCCCAAATGCGCGGACTGTCCCGTCCGCTCCAGCTGCGCGTGGCTCGCGGCCGGTGAGCCGCCGCCGTCGTACACGCCCAAGGGGCAGTCCTGGCACGGCACCGACCGCCAGGTTCGCGGCGCCGTGATGGCCGTCCTGCGCGAAGCGTCACACCCCGTTCCGCGCGACATGTTTGAGCGGGCGCCCGCAGACCTTGGATTCGAGGCCTCGGCCATCGGCATTCCGCTGGCCGCCCTGCACCGGCTGAACTCGGCACCTGAGCAGCTTGCGCGGGCACTGGACGGACTGTTGGCCGACGGCCTGGCGGAGATGCACGACGACGGCTTGCGGCTTCCGGCGTAG
- a CDS encoding cation:dicarboxylate symporter family transporter: MKIPTSATAVSPAAKKPLYKSLFFQILVAVVLGIAIGYLWPDLGSALRPLGDGFIQLIKMIIAPLIFLVIVTGISAVGDVKAVGRVGVKALIYFTAATLFALAFGLVVANVVQPGAGLNIDPATLSADAVNAKTTAAPPKDAGQFLLGIIPTSVVGAFASNSLLQVLCFAVFFGAAIVVVGREKCKPVVDVMETTLELFFKIMGWVMRVAPVGAFGAMAFIIGQYGLSSLGTYALLIAACYGSAVVFIALLFVVAWVYPRVPLWQFIKYTREEFLLALGTASTESVLPRIMTKLTNAGCSRATTGLVVPTGYSFNLDGAALYLSISLLFLAQAFGHNLDLGQQLAALGILMLTSKGMAGVPGSAFLALSATAGALGIFPVAGVALLLGADRLMDSMRVVVNLLGNCVATFVVSKWEGQFDREAMLAAFRGETTNTEVSETAAEPSVPALTTPRLTSDTYSA; this comes from the coding sequence GTGAAGATTCCAACATCCGCCACGGCTGTGAGCCCCGCGGCAAAGAAGCCCTTGTACAAATCCTTGTTCTTCCAGATCCTGGTGGCCGTGGTGTTGGGGATCGCCATCGGCTATCTCTGGCCGGACCTTGGTTCCGCTCTCCGCCCACTGGGCGACGGCTTCATCCAGCTCATCAAAATGATCATCGCCCCGCTTATTTTCCTGGTTATCGTCACAGGTATCTCCGCTGTGGGTGACGTGAAAGCCGTGGGCCGGGTAGGAGTGAAAGCGCTGATCTACTTCACTGCCGCCACGCTGTTCGCGCTGGCATTCGGCCTTGTAGTAGCCAACGTCGTGCAGCCGGGTGCAGGCCTGAACATCGATCCCGCCACCTTGTCAGCGGATGCGGTGAACGCCAAGACCACCGCTGCTCCGCCCAAAGACGCGGGCCAATTCCTGCTCGGAATCATCCCCACCAGTGTGGTGGGGGCGTTCGCGTCCAACTCCTTGCTTCAGGTCCTGTGCTTCGCTGTGTTCTTTGGCGCCGCCATCGTGGTTGTCGGGCGCGAGAAGTGCAAGCCCGTCGTCGATGTCATGGAGACCACCCTGGAGCTCTTCTTCAAGATCATGGGCTGGGTCATGCGGGTTGCGCCAGTGGGGGCTTTCGGTGCCATGGCCTTCATCATCGGCCAGTACGGTCTCAGCTCGCTCGGTACCTACGCCCTGCTGATTGCGGCTTGCTATGGCTCAGCCGTGGTCTTCATAGCCTTGCTGTTCGTCGTCGCCTGGGTCTACCCACGCGTCCCGCTGTGGCAGTTCATCAAGTACACCCGCGAAGAGTTCCTGCTTGCCCTGGGTACAGCCTCCACCGAATCGGTGCTGCCCCGCATCATGACCAAGCTGACCAACGCCGGCTGCTCCCGGGCGACTACAGGCCTGGTGGTTCCCACCGGATACTCCTTCAACCTCGACGGCGCCGCGCTCTACCTCTCCATCTCCCTCCTGTTCCTGGCGCAGGCCTTCGGACACAATCTGGACCTCGGGCAGCAGCTGGCCGCCCTCGGCATCCTGATGCTGACGTCCAAAGGCATGGCCGGCGTTCCCGGATCGGCCTTCCTGGCCCTCTCCGCGACGGCAGGCGCCCTGGGGATCTTCCCGGTAGCGGGAGTGGCCCTGCTTCTGGGTGCCGACCGGCTGATGGACTCCATGCGCGTCGTGGTCAACCTCCTGGGCAATTGTGTTGCCACCTTCGTCGTCTCCAAGTGGGAGGGGCAGTTCGATCGCGAGGCCATGCTGGCGGCATTCCGCGGCGAAACAACCAACACAGAGGTCAGTGAAACCGCCGCTGAACCTTCCGTCCCGGCACTCACGACTCCCCGGCTGACCTCCGATACGTACTCGGCGTAA
- the disA gene encoding DNA integrity scanning diadenylate cyclase DisA: MARSPEESLKATLARVAPGTPLRDGLERILRGRTGALIVLGYDRTIDSICSGGFDIGIDFSPTRLRELAKMDGAIICDKDASNIVRAAVQLVPDSSIETQESGTRHRTAERVAIQTGVPVISVSQSMQIIALYVNGLRHVLEGSEKVLARANQALATLERYSARLDQVTSSLSALEIEALVTVRDVAVTLQRQEMVRRISEEIAQYVLELGEDGRLLSLQVEELTVGRGPGSEVIIRDYSDPNTTPEEIEEAVQALLNLGPTELIDLSRIAHIIGFAGGVEQLDAVVQPRGYRLLSGLKSVPKAVADRLVDYFGGLQNLMAATIDDLMTVDGIGDQRARTVREGLSRMAEASLLDRFL; this comes from the coding sequence ATGGCCCGGAGCCCGGAAGAGTCGCTCAAGGCGACCCTGGCCAGAGTCGCACCCGGAACTCCGTTGCGTGACGGCCTGGAGCGCATCCTCCGCGGGCGCACAGGCGCTTTGATCGTGCTGGGATATGACCGCACCATCGATTCCATCTGCTCGGGTGGCTTCGACATCGGCATCGATTTCTCCCCCACACGGCTTCGCGAGCTGGCAAAGATGGATGGGGCCATCATCTGCGACAAGGACGCCAGCAACATTGTCCGCGCCGCCGTGCAACTGGTCCCGGACTCGAGCATCGAAACCCAGGAATCCGGTACCCGGCACCGCACGGCCGAACGCGTCGCGATTCAAACAGGTGTTCCCGTCATCTCGGTGAGTCAATCCATGCAGATCATCGCGTTGTACGTGAACGGCCTGCGCCACGTCCTGGAAGGGTCGGAGAAGGTCCTGGCCCGCGCCAACCAGGCACTGGCGACCCTGGAGCGTTACAGCGCCAGGTTGGACCAGGTCACCAGTTCGCTTTCAGCCTTGGAGATCGAGGCTTTGGTCACGGTCAGGGACGTTGCCGTGACCCTGCAGCGCCAGGAAATGGTCCGGCGCATCTCTGAGGAAATTGCCCAGTACGTCCTGGAACTTGGCGAAGACGGCCGCTTGTTGTCCCTGCAGGTTGAGGAACTCACTGTGGGCCGCGGACCTGGCAGTGAAGTGATCATCCGGGATTACTCGGACCCCAACACCACACCCGAGGAGATTGAGGAAGCCGTGCAGGCGCTGCTCAACCTCGGACCCACGGAATTGATCGACCTCAGCCGCATCGCCCACATCATCGGGTTTGCCGGTGGCGTTGAGCAGTTGGACGCGGTGGTCCAGCCGCGCGGCTACCGTTTGCTGTCCGGTTTGAAGTCCGTGCCCAAGGCTGTCGCCGACCGTCTGGTGGACTACTTCGGCGGGCTGCAGAACCTGATGGCCGCCACTATCGACGATCTCATGACCGTGGACGGCATCGGCGATCAGCGTGCCCGTACGGTCCGCGAGGGTTTGAGCCGCATGGCCGAGGCGAGCCTGCTGGACCGGTTCCTCTAA